The region CGGCCGAATCAGCCGGTGAGCAGGGCACGTTCGCCGCCGAGTTCGGCCCGCCGGTCGGCGAGCATCCGGTGGGTGGACCGGACCCGGACCAGCTCCACCGGATCGAACACCCCGACGACCACCGCCTCACCGTCGTCGGCGGCGCGGGCCAGCGGGCGGCCCTGCGGGTCGTACAGGGCGGCGCCGCCGTTGAACCGCCACGGCGGTTCGCCGCCGATCGAATTGGCGAAGGCGACGTACATGGTGTTGTCCAGGGCGCGGGCGGCGTAGTAGAGGTCGCGGCGGTGGGCCGAGCCGGTGACGTAGCCGCTCGGGCACAGGTAGCCGTGCGCCCGGTCACCGGCTGCGGCGCGGGCGTGCTCCGGGAAGCAGCCGTCGTAACAGATGCCGAGGCCGAGCCGCCAACCGTCGACCACCAGGGTGGCGCCGCGTTCGCCGGGGACGAACAGCTCGTTCTCGTCCGGCCCCCAGAGCTGCTGCTTGTGGTAGCCGGCGCGGGCCGTACCGGATCGGTCGAGGACGATCGCGGCGCAGGTGCGGCGCTGGTCGGCGTACCGGATGGCGGCGCCGACGACCACGACGGCCCGGCGGTCGCGGGCGGCGGCCCGCAGCGGGTCCAGCCGGGGGTCGTCGATCCGGCCGCCGTCGACCGCGGCCAGGTCGGTCCCGGCCGGGTCGGCCCGCAGGGTCGGCGGATGGTACGCGGGCAGGAACAGCTCCGGGAGTACGACCACGGTGGCGCCCTCGTCGGCGGCCCGGTGCACCAGCCGGGCGGCGGTGCGCGTGTTGCCGGTCAGGTCGCCGGGGATCGGTTGGGCCTGGATCGCGGCGACCGTCAGCGGGCCGGGCGGCGCGTCGGGGATGCTCACGAGCGGCAGCCTATCCCGGCCCGCGCCCAACCAAGCCGTACGTACGGTTTGCATCGGGCAGCGCCACCTGACACGATCGACCGGTGCCCAGAGTGAGCCAGGACCAGCTCGACGCTCGCCGCCACGAGATCCTCGCCGCGGCGCGGGCCTGTTTCGCCCGCTACGGATACGAGGGTGCCACAGTCCGCCGGCTGGAAGAAGCGACCGGCCTCTCCCGGGGCGCGATCTTCCACCACTTCCGGGACAAGGACTCGCTGTTCCTCGCCGTGGCCGAGGACGACGCGGTGGCGATGGTCTCCACCGTCGCCCGCAACGGTCTGGTCCAGGTGATGCGGGACCTGCTCACCAGCGCCAGCTCCCCGGAGACCGCCGGCTGGCTCGGCAGCCAGCTTGAGGTGTCCCGGCGACTGCGTACCGACCCCGAGTTCGCCAAGCGGTGGGCCGAGCGCTCGGCGGCGATCGCCGAGGCCACCCGGGACCGGCTGCTCCGGCAGCGCGACGCCGGGGTGCTGCGCGACGACGTACCGATCGACGTGCTGGCCCAGTTCCTCGAACTCGCCTACGACGGGCTGGTGCTGCACCTGGCCATGGGACGCCCGGCCGGCGACCTCGGCCCCGTACTCGACCTGGTCGAGGAGGCCGTACGTCGACCCGCTGGCGGCGGTGCCGCACACTGAGGAGCCCCCGGC is a window of Micromonospora sp. NBC_01699 DNA encoding:
- a CDS encoding carbon-nitrogen hydrolase family protein, translated to MSIPDAPPGPLTVAAIQAQPIPGDLTGNTRTAARLVHRAADEGATVVVLPELFLPAYHPPTLRADPAGTDLAAVDGGRIDDPRLDPLRAAARDRRAVVVVGAAIRYADQRRTCAAIVLDRSGTARAGYHKQQLWGPDENELFVPGERGATLVVDGWRLGLGICYDGCFPEHARAAAGDRAHGYLCPSGYVTGSAHRRDLYYAARALDNTMYVAFANSIGGEPPWRFNGGAALYDPQGRPLARAADDGEAVVVGVFDPVELVRVRSTHRMLADRRAELGGERALLTG
- a CDS encoding TetR/AcrR family transcriptional regulator codes for the protein MPRVSQDQLDARRHEILAAARACFARYGYEGATVRRLEEATGLSRGAIFHHFRDKDSLFLAVAEDDAVAMVSTVARNGLVQVMRDLLTSASSPETAGWLGSQLEVSRRLRTDPEFAKRWAERSAAIAEATRDRLLRQRDAGVLRDDVPIDVLAQFLELAYDGLVLHLAMGRPAGDLGPVLDLVEEAVRRPAGGGAAH